The genomic DNA AACGAAAGGATATTCCTTTCAATGGAATTTTCTTTTTATTTGCCGCTTTTATCATTTTTTGTGGCACTGGTCATGCTTTAGATATTTGGACTCTTTGGCATCCTAACTATTGGATTTCTGGATGTGTTAGAGCCGCTACAGCTATTGTTTCGGTAATTACAGCGATCGCGCTAATTAGACTAATTCCGCAAATTTTAACCTTGCCTTCTAATGCACAGATGCGGGTCATTAACCAGAAGCTAGAGCAAACTATTGAGGAATTGAAACAGAAAGATTTAGTTATTTGGGTTAAAGAAAAATTCTTACAAACTATGCTGGATAATCTTTCTGATGGTATTGCTGCTTGCGACAGTCAAGGTAAGCTAACTATTTTCAATCGAGCCAGTAAAGTTTTTTTTGGAGAATTAGAAGAAATTCACTCTGATGAATGGTCGAACTACTACGGTTTATATGAGTCAGACGGTAAAACTCTACTCAAACAAGAAAAACTTCCTTTATTACGTGCCCTCAATGGTGAATCAGTTAGAAACTTCAAATTAGTTACCAAGCAACAATCGAAAAAAAAACGTACTCTACTGGCTAATGGCGATTCTATTGTCGATGCCGATGGTGAGAAAATTGGCGCAGTAGTCGCAATGCGAGACATCAGCGAGTTAGAAAAAGTAGCGGAAGCTTTGCGAGAAAATGAAGCTAAGTATCGCCTGATTGCCGATAACTCTGAGGATTTAATTGCTACTCTCAACGCCGATCGCATTTATCTTTATGTTTCCCCCTCCTGTTACGCACTTTTGGGTTACAAACCAAAAGAAATGTTGGGTAAATGCCTCGATGATTTTCTGCATCCCGAAGATCGAGAATTGTTCGCCCGCAGAGAAGAAGTTTGCATAGCCCAGAGCGATCGCTGCACTAATATCCATCGAATGAGACATAAACATGGACACTATATCTGGTTTGAAAGCATCAATCGTTATTTAAAAAAATCTAATTCAGAATCAATTATTTCTGTATCGCGAGACATTACCAAACGCAAACAGACTGAAGATGCTGTTGCTCAACTTAACGAGGAACTTGAAGCCAGAGTCAAACAGCGCACCGCCGAACTGGAAACTTCTAACCAGTCTTTAAAAGCAGAAATTATCGAACGCCAGCGAATTGAAGAAGAGATTCGGTTACTGCAAAATATTACTCAGTCTATTGCAGGGGCTGAGGATTTTGAAGAAGCTATTACACTCACCCTACGACAGGTATGTGAGACTGGCGGTTGGCATTATGCTGAAGCTTGGATTCCCTCGTCGAATGAAAAAGTTCTAGAACTCAGTTCTGCTTGGTATAGCAGTTCTGTAGAACTTTTGCCCTTTAGAGAAGGTAGCATTCACTTTTCTTTTCCTCCAGGTGTTGAAGTGTCTGGAAGAGTTTGGGCAAATCAAAAATTTGAGTGGATTCAAAATCTTCCTTCTCAGGACGAAGAATATTTTCCTAGAGTCAAATTAGCAGAGCAAGTAGGGTTTAAAACTGCTTTAGGAGTACCGATAACTGCCGACCATAAAGTAATTGCAGTTTTTGTATTCTTCGATTTGTATCATCGTTCGGAAAACAAAAGAATGGTAGAACTGGTCAAGTCAGTTGCCGCACAGTTGGGTTTGATTATGAAGCGTAAACAAGTTGAAGATGCCTTACGCTCTAGCATGGCAACCAATCGCGCTTTACTCGATGCCATTCCCGACTGGATGTTTCGCTTTGGCTACGACGGCACTTTAGTTAATTTTAAAGCTCCCAAAAATACTCACGCTCCTTTAATTTCCAGCAATTTTATTGGCAAGAAACTCGACGAAGTTTTGCCCCAAGACGTTGCCAAAGTAATGATTAATGGAATCACTGAAGCTTTGACCACCAAAAAAGTTCAAATTTGCGAATATCAGTTAAATCGAAAAACCAAAACCAAGGATTATGAAGCGCGGATTGCCGTTAGCGATCGCAATGAAGTGATGGCAATCGTACGAGATATTACCGAACGCAAGCAAATAGAATATAATATTCGCTCCGCTTTAGAAAAAGAAAAACATCTTAACGAACTCAAAACTCGTTTTGTTACCATGACCTCTCATGAGTTTCGCACACCACTAGCTTCAATTTTATCTTCCTCCGAATTGCTAGAACATTATGCTCACAAGTGGTCTGAAGAGCGAAAATTAAACCATTTGCATCGAATTCAAACCTCGGTCAAACACATGACTGGTTTGTTAAATGATGTCTTGCTGCTTGGTAAAGCTGATGCAGGTAAGTTAGCTCTCAGTCCTACTGAATTCGATCTGTATCGGTTTTGCCGAGAATATGTTGAAGAAATGCAGCTAATTACTAAAACTCATCAAATTATTTTTAATCGACATGGCTGTTTTGAAGAGAGCCACGATCGCAGTACAAATCCTGATGACATAACTGGAAATCGAGGTTATACCGTTTGTATGGATGAAAAACTGCTGCGTCATATTCTAAACAATTTACTTTCTAATGCTATTAAGTACTCGCCTAATAGCGACAAAGTTTATTTTGATGTGACATGCGAACCCAAACAAGTCGTATTTCAAGTTCGAGACTTAGGAATAGGTATACCTGTTGAAGACCAAAAACATCTATTCGATTCTTTTCATCGAGCTAGCAATGTTAACTCAATCCCTGGTACGGGTTTGGGATTACCCATTGTCAAAAGAGCGGTAGATTTGCATGGTGGAACGATTGCTATGAAAAGTAAGATGGGTGACGGTACTACCTTTACAGTTACTCTCCCTAATTTAACTATTAAATAAACAATGCACGGAGATTAAAATCGTGACTAAAATTTTAGTAATAGAAGACGAATTATTTGTTAGAGAAAACATTACAGAACTGTTAGAAGCAGAAGATTTTGAAGTTTTCAGTACCGAAAATGGCATTTTGGGAGTGCTATGGGCGCAGGAGAATCTACCAGACTTGGTTATTTGTGACATTATGATGCCTGAAATTAGCGGACATGACGTTTTGATTGAAATGCGGCAATCACCAAGTTTGGCTCTAACCCCATTTATTTTTCTTACCGCTATGGCAGATAAAGCCGATCAAAGAGAAGGTATGGAACTGGGAGCGGATGATTATCTAACTAAGCCATTTACCAGAGACGAGTTGCTTGGTGCTATTGAAGTTAGATTAGAAAAACAACAAAAGCTCTTAGAAAAATACGATAGCGAACATCAGCGTGCGGAAATGTTAGAGCAAAGAGTTCGCGAACTCGAACAACTGCAATTGCAAGAAAGCGTCTCACAAGAATATTACGAGGCAGTACTCAAGCTAATTACGGCAATCAATCTTATCGAAAAAATTCAGCCAGGAGAAAGACGCGATCGCAATTTAAATATCGTTCGTGAAACTTGCGCTCAAGAAATTGGTATGCTCAAAAAGGTACCCAAATTACAACACGAAGTTTTGTCCAAAAATTCTAGTTTGTCATTATTACTACAACACTAAGCAGTATAACCGTACGAACTTATGTTAGCGGTGCGACCCACAGGGCGGAGTACCGCCCAAAGACGGCAGCGAAAGCTGCCCGCAAGCTTTGGGGCGTTGGCGCGAATACAAGCAAAATTTAAGTGTCCTAACCTCGATACGTAATGCTAATACATTTTAGTTTGTATGTAGACATGGAATACAAAGCTTAAAAACATCTATTTTTAGCTAACCATAAATTCTCTCCTACTTTATATCAATACTTTTAGATACTTGTGTCAGGCAGTCAGATATTAAAGTATTTCCTATAAACAAGCGATCGCGACTTATTACTTCAGAACGTAATTACACTACGAATCGATTCTCCTTGGTGCATGAGATCGAAAGCCTTATTAATTTGCTCTAGGGGCATTGTGTGAGTAATCAGATCGTCAATATTAATTTTTCCTTCCATATACCAATCGACGATTTTAGGTACGTCAGTGCGACCTCTGGCACCACCAAAAGCACTACCTTTCCAGACTCTTCCTGTAACTAACTGAAACGGACGGGTACTAATTTCTTCTCCCCCACCCGCAACACCAATAACTACCGAAACACCCCAACCTTTGTGACAGCACTCTAAAGCCTGACGCATTATTTCAACCTTACCGATACACTCAAAAGTGTAGTCTGCACCGCCATCAGTTAATTCGACTAAATAGGGGACTAAATCGCCGTCTATTTCTTTAGGATTGACAAAATCAGTCATCCCGTATTTTTCTGCCAGGGGTCGTTTATCTGGGTTGATATCTACCCCAATAATTTTACTGGCCCCTACCATTTTGGCTCCCTGAATGACATTTAGCCCAATACCGCCCAAGCCAAACACCACGACATTTGCTCCTGGCTCGACTTTAGCGGTATTGACTACCGCGCCCAAACCAGTAGTAACTCCACAGCCGATCAAACAAGCTTTATCGAAAGGTGCATCGTCGCGAATTTTAGCAACGGCAATTTCTGGTAAAACCGTATAGTTAGCAAAGGTGGAAGTTCCCATGTAGTGGTAAAGCTGCTCGCCATCGAGAGAAAACCTACTAGTACCATCGGGCATTACGCCTTTACCCTGAGTAGCGCGAATTGCCTGGCAGAGATTGGTTTTCATGCTCAAACAATAGGCACACTGTCGGCATTCAGGAGTATATAGAGGAATGACGCGATCGCCTGGTTTGAGGCTGGTTACTCCCTCTCCTACCTCGGCAACAACTCCCGCGCCTTCATGCCCTAAAATAGCGGGAAATAAACCTTCAGGATCGGCACCAGATAGCGTATAAGCATCCGTATGACAAACACCTGTAGCTTTGACTTCAATTAAAACTTCTCCTGCTTGAGGGGGAGCGAGATCGACCGTTTCGATACTAAGAGGTTTACCCGCCTCAAAAGCTACTGCTGCTTTTACTTTCATTTTTTACACCCAGATTTTCAATTATCGCGATCGCCTCTGCGTCGCCTTATTTTTCAGAAAAAGTCTACTCTAGAAGGAAGTTTTAATAGATTGTTTACCTTGCTGCGAGCGACCATAATCAACTTAGCTCGAAACGGCACTATATAGTAACCTAGATAGTGCCAAACTTCCCTCATTAGTCTATATAAATCCAAACAAGATTTGTACTTAATTAAGCTGCCAACCTTTATATACTTAAGATCGATTTGAGTTTGGCTTTTTCAAACCCAATAGAAATTACAATATTACAATAGTTAGATTATCGCCCAAAAAGCGATTTCCTCTGTGGTATGGCTAAATAAAACATCATAAACTCGTGTTCTGGACTACATTAAAAACTACTAAAGCCCGTTGGGAAGCAGAGTTGATGCAGCAAATATTAGCCGCCCACGATATTCCCAGCCGCGTTCTCAATATTGGCGCGGGTATTTATTGCGGACAGGGAAGCCAGGCAGCACTTCAAGTTTTAGCAAAAGATCGTTGGACGGCTTTACTGTTGCTTAGTTCTCCAGAGGAAAATGAGTAACATCGTAAATATAAATTTAAAATTATGTCTTTAATCGACTGGTTTGCCAACCTTAGAAAAACTGAAACTCCAACTCAAAAACGGCAAGAAAGAGAAATAGCTGATGGGTTATGGATGAAATGCGACGAATGTAGTGCCGTTGCCTATGCCAAAGATTTACAGGTAAATCAACTAGTTTGTTTAGAATGCGGACATCACCATCGCGTCGATGCTAACGAACGAATTAAGCAGCTAATCGATCCCGAAACCTGGGATTTTTTAGGAGAAGAAATACTTCCTAACGATCCGCTGAAGTTTCGCGATCGCAAAGAATATCAGACACGACTCCAAGACTATCAATCTAAAACAGGTCTTAATGACGCGGTTCTAACGGGGACGGGTTCGATAGATGGTTTGCCCGTAGCTCTAGGAGTTATGGATTTTCGCTTTATGGGCGGTAGCATGGGTTCGGTAGTAGGCGAGAAACTGTGCCGTCTTATCGAACAC from Myxosarcina sp. GI1 includes the following:
- the accD gene encoding acetyl-CoA carboxylase, carboxyltransferase subunit beta; translated protein: MSLIDWFANLRKTETPTQKRQEREIADGLWMKCDECSAVAYAKDLQVNQLVCLECGHHHRVDANERIKQLIDPETWDFLGEEILPNDPLKFRDRKEYQTRLQDYQSKTGLNDAVLTGTGSIDGLPVALGVMDFRFMGGSMGSVVGEKLCRLIEHATAERLPVVIVCASGGARMQEGMLSLMQMAKISGALQRHREAHLLYIPILTHPTTGGVTASFAMLGDIIIAEPKATIGFAGRRVIEQTLKEKLPEGFQTSEYLLQHGFVDTIVPRTQLKKTLAQLVGLHQSFYPLMSPVNYQNGVAPTKTEV
- a CDS encoding response regulator transcription factor is translated as MTKILVIEDELFVRENITELLEAEDFEVFSTENGILGVLWAQENLPDLVICDIMMPEISGHDVLIEMRQSPSLALTPFIFLTAMADKADQREGMELGADDYLTKPFTRDELLGAIEVRLEKQQKLLEKYDSEHQRAEMLEQRVRELEQLQLQESVSQEYYEAVLKLITAINLIEKIQPGERRDRNLNIVRETCAQEIGMLKKVPKLQHEVLSKNSSLSLLLQH
- a CDS encoding PAS domain S-box protein, giving the protein MLTFSDNWLLTDSLTDYVLGISSSVSSFMPHGMCYLWKPSLIGLYVVSDLLIAISYYSIPFTLIYIVRKRKDIPFNGIFFLFAAFIIFCGTGHALDIWTLWHPNYWISGCVRAATAIVSVITAIALIRLIPQILTLPSNAQMRVINQKLEQTIEELKQKDLVIWVKEKFLQTMLDNLSDGIAACDSQGKLTIFNRASKVFFGELEEIHSDEWSNYYGLYESDGKTLLKQEKLPLLRALNGESVRNFKLVTKQQSKKKRTLLANGDSIVDADGEKIGAVVAMRDISELEKVAEALRENEAKYRLIADNSEDLIATLNADRIYLYVSPSCYALLGYKPKEMLGKCLDDFLHPEDRELFARREEVCIAQSDRCTNIHRMRHKHGHYIWFESINRYLKKSNSESIISVSRDITKRKQTEDAVAQLNEELEARVKQRTAELETSNQSLKAEIIERQRIEEEIRLLQNITQSIAGAEDFEEAITLTLRQVCETGGWHYAEAWIPSSNEKVLELSSAWYSSSVELLPFREGSIHFSFPPGVEVSGRVWANQKFEWIQNLPSQDEEYFPRVKLAEQVGFKTALGVPITADHKVIAVFVFFDLYHRSENKRMVELVKSVAAQLGLIMKRKQVEDALRSSMATNRALLDAIPDWMFRFGYDGTLVNFKAPKNTHAPLISSNFIGKKLDEVLPQDVAKVMINGITEALTTKKVQICEYQLNRKTKTKDYEARIAVSDRNEVMAIVRDITERKQIEYNIRSALEKEKHLNELKTRFVTMTSHEFRTPLASILSSSELLEHYAHKWSEERKLNHLHRIQTSVKHMTGLLNDVLLLGKADAGKLALSPTEFDLYRFCREYVEEMQLITKTHQIIFNRHGCFEESHDRSTNPDDITGNRGYTVCMDEKLLRHILNNLLSNAIKYSPNSDKVYFDVTCEPKQVVFQVRDLGIGIPVEDQKHLFDSFHRASNVNSIPGTGLGLPIVKRAVDLHGGTIAMKSKMGDGTTFTVTLPNLTIK
- a CDS encoding S-(hydroxymethyl)glutathione dehydrogenase/class III alcohol dehydrogenase; this translates as MKVKAAVAFEAGKPLSIETVDLAPPQAGEVLIEVKATGVCHTDAYTLSGADPEGLFPAILGHEGAGVVAEVGEGVTSLKPGDRVIPLYTPECRQCAYCLSMKTNLCQAIRATQGKGVMPDGTSRFSLDGEQLYHYMGTSTFANYTVLPEIAVAKIRDDAPFDKACLIGCGVTTGLGAVVNTAKVEPGANVVVFGLGGIGLNVIQGAKMVGASKIIGVDINPDKRPLAEKYGMTDFVNPKEIDGDLVPYLVELTDGGADYTFECIGKVEIMRQALECCHKGWGVSVVIGVAGGGEEISTRPFQLVTGRVWKGSAFGGARGRTDVPKIVDWYMEGKINIDDLITHTMPLEQINKAFDLMHQGESIRSVITF